One Citrobacter amalonaticus genomic window carries:
- the argO gene encoding arginine exporter ArgO — MISYYFQGLALGAAMILPLGPQNAFVMNQGIRRQYHIMIALLCAVSDLLLICAGIFGGSALLMQSPWLLALVTWGGVAFLLWYGFGALKTAMSSNLELASAEVMKQGRWKIIATMLAVTWLNPHVYLDTFVVLGSLGGQLDVEPKRWFALGTVSASFLWFFGLALLAAWLAPRLRTAKAQRIINTLVGLVMWFIAFQLAKEGVAHVHALFN, encoded by the coding sequence GTGATATCGTATTATTTTCAAGGTCTTGCGCTTGGCGCAGCCATGATACTTCCGCTCGGCCCGCAGAATGCTTTTGTGATGAATCAGGGGATTCGTCGCCAGTATCACATCATGATTGCGCTACTGTGCGCCGTCAGCGATCTGCTGCTGATTTGCGCCGGGATTTTTGGCGGCAGCGCATTACTGATGCAGTCGCCGTGGTTGTTGGCGCTGGTCACCTGGGGCGGTGTCGCCTTTTTGCTGTGGTACGGCTTTGGCGCCTTAAAGACGGCGATGAGCAGCAATCTGGAACTGGCCAGCGCGGAAGTGATGAAGCAGGGGCGCTGGAAGATTATCGCCACCATGCTGGCGGTGACATGGCTGAATCCACACGTCTACCTGGATACATTCGTGGTGCTGGGCAGTCTGGGTGGACAACTGGATGTCGAACCCAAACGCTGGTTCGCGCTCGGCACCGTCAGCGCCTCCTTCTTGTGGTTCTTCGGTCTGGCGTTGCTGGCGGCGTGGCTTGCGCCGCGACTGCGCACGGCTAAAGCGCAGCGGATCATCAATACGCTGGTCGGTCTGGTGATGTGGTTCATCGCTTTTCAACTGGCAAAAGAAGGCGTTGCGCATGTTCACGCCTTGTTCAACTAA
- a CDS encoding oxidative stress defense protein yields MKFKVMALAALVGFSAMSVQAGELPDGPHIVTSGTASVDAAPDIATLAIEVNVAAKDAATAKKQADERVAQYLSFLEQNQVAKKDISSANLRTQPDYDYQNGKSVLKGYRAVRTVEVTLRQLDKLNPLLDGALKAGLNEIRSVSLGVAQPDAYKDKARKAAIDDAIHQAQELAAGFNSKLGPVYSVRYHVSNYQPSPMVRMMKADAAPVSAQETYEQAAIQFDDQVDVVFQLEPAAGQQPATAKAQ; encoded by the coding sequence GTGAAGTTCAAAGTGATGGCCCTGGCGGCATTAGTGGGATTCAGTGCAATGTCGGTGCAGGCAGGCGAATTGCCTGACGGACCGCACATCGTGACTTCCGGGACGGCAAGCGTGGACGCTGCACCTGATATTGCCACGCTGGCAATTGAGGTTAATGTTGCGGCGAAAGACGCAGCGACGGCGAAGAAACAGGCTGATGAGCGCGTTGCGCAATACCTTTCTTTCCTTGAGCAAAATCAGGTCGCGAAAAAAGACATCAGCTCAGCGAACCTGCGCACTCAACCGGATTACGACTATCAGAATGGGAAAAGCGTTCTGAAAGGGTATCGTGCGGTACGTACTGTCGAAGTGACGCTGCGTCAGTTAGATAAACTCAACCCGCTGCTGGACGGCGCGTTGAAAGCGGGGCTGAACGAAATTCGTTCCGTTTCGTTGGGCGTGGCGCAACCGGATGCTTATAAAGACAAAGCGCGTAAAGCGGCGATTGATGATGCTATTCATCAGGCGCAGGAACTGGCGGCCGGTTTTAACAGCAAACTGGGTCCGGTTTACAGCGTGCGTTACCATGTCTCGAACTATCAGCCAAGCCCGATGGTGCGGATGATGAAAGCGGATGCGGCACCGGTGTCAGCGCAGGAAACTTACGAGCAGGCGGCGATTCAGTTTGATGATCAGGTCGATGTGGTGTTCCAACTGGAACCTGCAGCGGGTCAGCAACCGGCAACGGCTAAAGCGCAATAA